A genome region from Streptomyces pratensis includes the following:
- a CDS encoding acyl-CoA dehydrogenase family protein, translating into MSGLTPEAVEELLGDPTDPDNPYGFAAAVARDEDDAAPDELCRKLVSAGFHLNYLPEGWGGEFRSFDRSLTLVRAAARRDVNVMPGTMFGIIAATCLQLHGSTAQRDRAAEILTGGGTVAFALTEAAHGSDILANEVRLAPDGTLHGEKWMVGNGMRCDAVYVVARTGERGPAAFTAFLLDLERIPGDGLERRPAARTNGMRGIDTARLRFTGLPVPEGAQVGRTGEGLEMAVRAQQAVRLMSMAGSLGCADTATRLTLDFATGHRVAGAPLISTAHARRELAVASAALLAADATALAAARGVHAVPGAFSVWALAAKHVVAEATEELTRRCAGVLATRSVLREGPPGTGMFQKLQRDIAVVRVIDSGPHANLRSYAGQLPSLLDGARTSPPGTLRGAFRLDEEPPPYEPAGLGLVVRGADPLLGELGEAARSFGADPATAADLWTRSCVAWLVTAVEELPAGATAARRRDADPNALADLAERYAWLHAAAACLQLWHHNRHLSLYGTPPASTGWLGAALGYLLARADGTDPRRHGEEMHPALDAVSALREANRMLTALPVRLAPTRSHPMEDS; encoded by the coding sequence GCACGGGACGAGGACGACGCCGCACCCGACGAACTCTGCCGGAAGCTGGTCTCGGCGGGCTTCCACCTCAACTACCTGCCCGAGGGGTGGGGCGGCGAGTTCCGCTCCTTCGACCGGAGCCTGACCCTGGTGCGCGCCGCAGCACGGCGCGACGTGAACGTGATGCCCGGCACCATGTTCGGCATCATCGCCGCCACCTGCCTCCAGCTACACGGAAGCACCGCGCAGCGGGACCGTGCCGCGGAGATCCTCACCGGCGGAGGGACGGTGGCCTTCGCGCTCACCGAGGCCGCGCACGGCAGCGACATCCTCGCCAACGAGGTCCGCCTCGCGCCGGACGGAACCCTGCACGGTGAGAAGTGGATGGTCGGCAACGGCATGCGGTGCGACGCCGTCTACGTGGTGGCCCGCACCGGGGAGCGGGGGCCGGCCGCCTTCACCGCCTTCCTGCTGGACCTGGAGCGGATCCCCGGCGACGGTCTGGAACGCCGCCCGGCCGCCAGGACCAACGGCATGCGTGGCATCGACACCGCGCGGCTGCGCTTCACGGGCCTCCCGGTGCCGGAAGGCGCCCAGGTGGGCCGGACCGGCGAAGGCCTGGAGATGGCCGTCCGGGCCCAGCAGGCCGTCCGGCTGATGAGCATGGCGGGCAGCCTCGGCTGCGCGGACACCGCGACGCGGCTCACCCTCGACTTCGCCACCGGCCACCGGGTGGCCGGCGCGCCCCTGATCAGCACCGCGCACGCCCGGCGGGAGCTCGCCGTCGCCTCGGCGGCCCTGCTCGCCGCGGACGCGACGGCCCTGGCGGCCGCCAGGGGGGTCCACGCCGTCCCCGGGGCGTTCAGCGTGTGGGCTCTCGCGGCCAAGCACGTGGTGGCCGAGGCCACCGAGGAACTGACCCGCCGCTGCGCCGGTGTCCTGGCCACCCGCTCGGTCCTGCGGGAGGGCCCTCCCGGCACGGGCATGTTCCAGAAGCTCCAGCGGGACATCGCCGTGGTCCGCGTCATCGACTCCGGACCGCACGCCAACCTCCGCTCCTACGCCGGACAACTGCCCTCCCTGCTCGACGGCGCGCGCACCTCACCGCCCGGGACGCTGCGCGGGGCCTTCCGGCTGGACGAGGAGCCCCCTCCGTACGAACCGGCCGGGCTCGGCCTCGTCGTGCGCGGCGCCGATCCGCTGCTGGGGGAACTCGGGGAGGCCGCACGGTCGTTCGGCGCGGACCCGGCCACCGCGGCCGACCTGTGGACCCGGTCCTGCGTCGCATGGCTCGTCACCGCCGTGGAGGAGCTGCCGGCCGGGGCCACCGCGGCACGCCGTCGCGACGCGGACCCGAACGCCCTCGCTGACCTAGCCGAGCGATACGCCTGGCTGCACGCCGCAGCGGCCTGCCTCCAGCTGTGGCACCACAACCGTCACCTCTCGCTCTACGGCACGCCGCCGGCCTCGACCGGCTGGCTCGGGGCGGCTCTCGGTTACCTGCTCGCCCGCGCCGACGGCACCGATCCCCGGCGCCACGGCGAGGAGATGCACCCGGCCCTGGACGCCGTGTCGGCGCTCCGGGAGGCCAACAGGATGCTGACCGCCCTGCCCGTCCGACTCGCCCCCACCCGTTCCCATCCGATGGAGGATTCATGA
- a CDS encoding acyl-CoA dehydrogenase family protein, with protein MTQAELTDLAEGLERYLGDPHDPASRMSFAEVLEFDERDECPYAFIGMLRRWGFLDYGLPAEQGGKAGSPETGFLLMRIVARRDGATAIAAGLTQAAFAPVWIGGTDEQKRRQIEDIHNGVSMAWGLSEAAHGSDLLGNEVVAEKVPGGYRLTGEKWPIGNATFADRMVVFARTGARSGPGDFSIFVVDKWQAEAETIRETPLVKLHGVRALDLSGLRFDGVFVPEELRIGAEGQGLEIALKTSQTARLVILSLALSAVDTSLRAALEFAQGRVLFDRPVVEVPYTGLQLAESFAELMVADAMCLGAVRSVQISPDQVSVWSSASKYLVPTLLEGTLSRLNVVLGARAFLRQHPRYGMHQKMLRDILVTNMADGNTVVNLRNIGHHLAPLLQRARTAGPEVRKEAVARAAVLFGMDTELPTYRPWTQELSSRGMDDAVLAAPDGLERLRALADHAVDKDQDRLLLAADVGHGLLARLGPLEERATRLREELGRGYAQSAELFELAKEYCVIHAAAACVLTYVHSQDSMAEPLPSAALLLLQLERLNKQFEPFRPYRDPAAAEEVLAVLTRLHAGNRLLSHWPVGLAEPTGSSG; from the coding sequence ATGACCCAGGCCGAGTTGACCGATCTGGCCGAGGGCCTCGAGCGGTATCTGGGCGACCCGCACGATCCTGCGAGCCGCATGTCCTTCGCCGAGGTGCTCGAGTTCGACGAGCGGGACGAGTGCCCTTACGCCTTCATCGGCATGCTGCGTCGCTGGGGATTCCTGGACTACGGGCTGCCGGCGGAACAGGGAGGCAAGGCCGGCAGCCCCGAGACCGGCTTCCTGCTCATGCGGATCGTGGCACGCCGTGACGGAGCCACCGCCATCGCGGCGGGACTGACCCAGGCGGCGTTCGCGCCCGTGTGGATCGGCGGCACCGATGAGCAGAAGCGCCGGCAGATCGAGGACATCCACAACGGGGTGAGCATGGCCTGGGGACTGTCCGAGGCGGCGCACGGCAGTGATCTGCTCGGCAACGAGGTCGTGGCGGAGAAGGTCCCGGGCGGCTACCGGCTGACGGGGGAGAAGTGGCCGATCGGCAATGCCACCTTCGCCGACCGGATGGTCGTGTTCGCCAGGACCGGGGCCCGCAGCGGTCCCGGGGACTTCTCGATCTTCGTCGTCGACAAATGGCAGGCCGAGGCCGAGACGATCCGGGAGACCCCTCTGGTCAAACTCCACGGTGTGAGGGCGCTGGATCTCAGCGGTCTGCGGTTCGACGGGGTGTTCGTACCCGAGGAACTGCGCATCGGAGCCGAGGGGCAAGGCCTCGAGATCGCGCTGAAGACCAGCCAGACCGCGCGCCTCGTCATTCTCAGCCTGGCGCTCTCGGCGGTGGACACCTCCCTGAGGGCAGCCCTGGAGTTCGCGCAGGGCAGGGTGCTCTTCGACCGTCCGGTTGTCGAGGTCCCGTACACCGGGCTCCAGCTGGCGGAGTCCTTCGCCGAGCTCATGGTGGCCGACGCGATGTGCCTCGGCGCCGTCCGCAGTGTCCAGATCTCGCCCGACCAGGTCAGCGTGTGGTCGTCCGCGTCCAAGTACCTGGTCCCGACGCTGCTGGAGGGGACCCTGTCCCGGTTGAACGTCGTCCTCGGTGCCAGGGCGTTCCTCCGGCAGCACCCGCGCTACGGCATGCACCAGAAGATGCTCCGCGACATCCTGGTGACCAACATGGCCGACGGGAACACCGTCGTGAACCTGCGTAACATCGGCCACCACCTGGCCCCGCTGCTGCAGCGGGCCCGCACGGCCGGCCCGGAGGTCCGGAAGGAAGCGGTCGCGCGCGCCGCCGTGCTCTTCGGCATGGACACCGAACTCCCGACCTATCGGCCCTGGACGCAGGAGCTGTCGAGCCGGGGTATGGACGACGCGGTCCTGGCCGCGCCCGACGGCCTGGAGAGACTGCGCGCACTCGCTGACCACGCGGTGGACAAGGACCAGGACCGGCTGCTGCTCGCCGCCGACGTCGGGCACGGGCTGCTGGCCAGGCTCGGGCCGCTGGAGGAGCGCGCCACCCGGCTCCGGGAGGAACTGGGCAGGGGCTACGCCCAGTCGGCGGAACTCTTCGAGCTGGCGAAGGAGTACTGCGTCATCCACGCGGCAGCCGCCTGTGTGCTCACGTACGTGCACTCGCAGGACAGCATGGCAGAGCCGCTGCCGAGTGCCGCACTGCTCCTGCTGCAACTGGAGCGTCTGAACAAGCAGTTCGAGCCGTTCAGGCCCTACCGCGACCCGGCCGCCGCGGAGGAGGTGCTCGCCGTGCTCACCCGGCTGCACGCCGGGAACCGGCTGTTGTCGCACTGGCCGGTCGGGCTGGCCGAGCCCACCGGGAGCTCCGGGTGA
- a CDS encoding 4'-phosphopantetheinyl transferase family protein, whose product MSPGPVGAAPEEATAVDLWTLPEGLVPELAELAGGPAAVLAPDERARHARQRSSGARRRFLGGRLLCRVALSARAGLPPAAWRFTVGRHGRPELDPGHGGLRFNLSHTEGLIACVVAQGHACGVDVERVPFGDETVRLLSAQLGEAQRAAVAGAPDSATALGELWVLTEAYLKGIGTGLVNGLGDLRFTRRAEGTGLVVTDAVRPGAARRWRLELLRPGPGHLLAVAVDDGGAGRLRRHDLAEAGRFPLGLWPAGPHVPASS is encoded by the coding sequence GTGAGCCCAGGCCCGGTCGGTGCGGCGCCGGAGGAGGCGACCGCGGTGGACCTGTGGACGCTTCCCGAGGGGCTGGTTCCGGAGCTGGCGGAGCTGGCGGGCGGACCGGCGGCGGTGCTCGCTCCGGACGAACGGGCGCGCCATGCCCGGCAGCGGTCGTCCGGGGCGCGGCGGCGCTTCCTCGGCGGCCGGCTGCTGTGCCGCGTCGCGCTCAGCGCCCGCGCCGGCCTCCCCCCGGCGGCCTGGCGGTTCACCGTGGGCCGCCACGGGCGTCCGGAGCTCGACCCCGGCCACGGCGGCCTGCGGTTCAACCTGTCCCACACCGAGGGGCTGATCGCGTGCGTGGTCGCCCAGGGGCACGCGTGCGGTGTGGACGTGGAGCGCGTCCCCTTCGGTGACGAGACGGTCCGTTTGCTCAGCGCCCAGCTCGGAGAGGCGCAGCGGGCGGCCGTGGCGGGGGCGCCGGACTCCGCCACCGCCCTGGGAGAGCTCTGGGTCCTCACAGAGGCCTACCTCAAAGGGATCGGAACCGGGCTGGTGAACGGTCTGGGGGACCTGCGGTTCACCCGGCGCGCCGAAGGCACCGGCCTGGTGGTCACCGACGCCGTGCGCCCGGGTGCCGCCCGCCGCTGGCGGCTCGAACTGCTGCGCCCGGGCCCGGGCCACCTGCTCGCGGTGGCCGTGGACGACGGGGGAGCGGGCAGGCTGCGCCGCCACGACCTCGCCGAGGCCGGGCGGTTCCCCCTGGGGCTGTGGCCCGCCGGACCTCATGTCCCCGCATCTTCCTGA
- a CDS encoding NAD(P)/FAD-dependent oxidoreductase: MPENASPNVAVIGAGPAGLSAAYRLRDRARITVFEREPRPGGHANTVEVEENGRVLGLDTAFVVFNPRFYPRLCAFFAELGVETVAHPGGFEFFDLDSGLEFGTEEMELEESEIEARYAANYPEFPDVWREVRRFHEESRRDFSRGRADMSLGEYLDRNGYSTEFRHSYLIMLCSAVWSVPAELIWEMPAATVIAFFVGHDEGGLGGRRVDWRTVGGGSISYVRKALAATGPDLRISEPVTGVRQEAHGVTVTTAAGSSTFDYVVLATHADEAFALLENPTEAQRAALEGVRYSSSRVVLHKDASLMPTVRERWGAWNYGKTKADGETRCFVTYYLNRLHDFTAEKDYFVTLDPPRPPDPDLVIAEFDYTHPVIDVALRDRQSVIYEANEGTGVKLCGSYFHSKELGPDLIGSHEAAFSAGAEAAARILDEIS; the protein is encoded by the coding sequence ATGCCTGAGAACGCATCACCGAACGTCGCCGTGATCGGCGCGGGCCCCGCCGGCCTGTCCGCCGCCTACCGCCTGCGCGACCGTGCCAGAATCACCGTCTTCGAGCGCGAGCCCCGCCCCGGCGGCCACGCCAACACGGTGGAGGTCGAGGAGAACGGCAGGGTGCTCGGCCTCGACACGGCGTTCGTCGTCTTCAACCCGCGCTTCTATCCCCGTCTGTGCGCGTTCTTCGCCGAGCTGGGCGTCGAGACGGTGGCGCACCCGGGCGGGTTCGAGTTCTTCGACCTCGACAGCGGACTGGAGTTCGGCACCGAGGAGATGGAGCTGGAGGAGTCCGAGATAGAGGCCCGCTACGCCGCGAATTACCCGGAGTTCCCCGACGTCTGGCGGGAGGTGCGGCGCTTCCACGAGGAGAGCCGCCGGGACTTCTCACGCGGCCGTGCCGACATGTCGCTCGGGGAGTACCTGGACCGGAACGGATACAGCACCGAGTTCCGCCACTCGTACCTGATCATGCTCTGTTCGGCCGTCTGGTCGGTACCGGCGGAACTGATCTGGGAGATGCCGGCGGCCACCGTCATCGCCTTCTTCGTCGGTCATGACGAGGGCGGACTGGGCGGGCGCAGGGTCGACTGGCGGACGGTGGGCGGTGGCTCGATCTCGTACGTCCGTAAGGCGCTGGCCGCGACAGGACCCGACCTTCGGATCTCCGAACCGGTCACCGGGGTCCGTCAGGAGGCCCACGGGGTGACCGTGACCACGGCGGCCGGCAGCAGCACGTTCGACTACGTGGTGCTGGCCACCCACGCCGACGAGGCGTTCGCCCTGTTGGAGAACCCGACCGAGGCGCAGCGCGCGGCGCTGGAGGGGGTGCGCTACAGCAGCTCCCGCGTGGTGCTCCACAAGGACGCCTCGCTGATGCCCACCGTCCGTGAGCGCTGGGGGGCCTGGAACTACGGGAAGACGAAGGCCGACGGGGAGACCCGCTGCTTCGTCACGTACTACCTCAACCGGCTGCACGACTTCACGGCGGAGAAGGACTACTTCGTCACCCTCGACCCGCCGCGTCCGCCGGACCCGGATCTGGTCATCGCCGAGTTCGACTACACCCACCCGGTGATCGACGTGGCGCTGCGGGACCGGCAGTCCGTGATCTACGAGGCCAACGAGGGCACGGGGGTGAAGCTGTGCGGGTCCTACTTCCACAGCAAGGAGCTGGGCCCCGACCTGATCGGCTCCCATGAGGCAGCCTTCTCGGCCGGGGCCGAGGCGGCGGCCCGGATCCTGGACGAAATTTCCTGA
- a CDS encoding MerR family transcriptional regulator: MKISELSRRSGVSIPAIKYYLRDGLLPPGHATAANQASYSEDHLHRLRLIRTLIGVRRLPVSSVREILGAITEEGDLHQIFGIVIDARPAALKQKQEQDAQAAEQETTGVTDVRRLISEMGWDVATHTAAIQTLGDVLDALSELKADIDWQTLLPYAELADRTSELDVEQMHGTSDLLEQAERAVLVSVLLEPALLALRRLAQEDKSARLFSHTAEKGNGD, encoded by the coding sequence ATGAAAATTTCGGAACTGAGTCGACGCAGCGGGGTCTCCATCCCCGCCATCAAGTACTACCTGCGCGACGGCTTGCTGCCGCCAGGCCATGCGACCGCGGCCAACCAGGCCTCCTACAGCGAGGACCACCTGCACCGGCTCCGCCTGATCCGCACGCTGATCGGGGTGCGCCGGCTGCCGGTCAGCTCGGTCCGGGAGATCCTGGGCGCCATCACGGAGGAAGGCGACCTCCACCAGATCTTCGGGATCGTGATCGACGCCCGTCCGGCCGCCCTGAAGCAGAAGCAGGAGCAGGACGCGCAGGCTGCGGAGCAGGAGACCACCGGCGTCACCGACGTGCGCAGACTCATCTCCGAGATGGGGTGGGACGTCGCCACCCACACCGCCGCCATCCAGACGCTCGGCGACGTGCTGGACGCCCTCAGCGAGCTGAAGGCCGACATCGACTGGCAGACGCTGCTGCCCTACGCCGAACTGGCCGACCGGACCTCCGAGCTCGACGTGGAACAGATGCACGGCACGTCCGACCTGCTGGAGCAGGCCGAACGTGCCGTGCTGGTGTCGGTTCTCCTGGAACCGGCTCTGCTGGCTCTGCGCAGGCTCGCCCAGGAGGACAAGTCCGCCCGCCTGTTCAGCCACACCGCGGAGAAGGGGAACGGGGACTGA
- a CDS encoding DUF3291 domain-containing protein: MPTLGWITPNPAPPQGSAYVMASRFEVKSLSDVPRFLLKSLSSWSQVKTAPGAYGASLIAQPLKRVFWTLSAWEDRDALYAYAKSDPHGAAMRAMAPVMRQSTFTFWEVDSSSLPIGWDDAKRRLADKAREDAAGGGGRA; encoded by the coding sequence ATGCCGACACTTGGCTGGATCACCCCGAACCCCGCACCGCCTCAGGGCAGCGCGTACGTCATGGCTTCCCGCTTCGAAGTGAAGTCCCTTTCGGACGTCCCGCGGTTCCTGCTCAAGTCGCTGAGCTCCTGGAGCCAGGTCAAGACCGCCCCGGGGGCGTACGGCGCCTCGCTCATCGCGCAGCCCCTCAAGCGGGTCTTCTGGACGCTGTCCGCGTGGGAGGACCGTGACGCCCTCTACGCCTACGCCAAGTCGGATCCGCACGGTGCGGCCATGAGGGCCATGGCGCCGGTCATGCGGCAGTCGACCTTCACCTTCTGGGAGGTGGACTCGTCGTCACTGCCGATCGGCTGGGACGACGCCAAGCGACGCCTGGCCGACAAGGCGCGTGAGGACGCGGCCGGAGGCGGCGGCCGGGCCTGA
- a CDS encoding MFS transporter, whose translation MDGDGAGGPGLAPDDRRRRFPLWVTIVACSLPMFMVALDNLVVSTALRSMAVDLDASTTDLQWFVNAYVLSFACLLLTGAALGDRFGRRRVFVLGVAAFTLASIGCGMADDSSQLIVMRALQGMGAAAVMPLSLTLLAEEVPERRRNLALGLWSAVSGMAVALGPVVGGAVVEGLDWQWIFWVNVPVCVVAIPLVFAVLGESSVPGSRLDLPGMVLVTAGLVAIVWAIVNGETEGWSSGLILSAFAAGVVLLVLFVLWERRAGQPLLPLSFYRKRAFVFSNLVSAAMYFGVFGSIFLLAQFFQIAPVRTPLEAGVLTLAWTLMPMFVAPVAGALTERLGGGRLMAAGLLLQAVGLAWIDLVATADTPYSSMVGAMIVAGIGMGLVFAPTASVVLASVGAQNRGKASGANNTVREIGGALGTAILSSVFVHYGSDRNAQDFVEGMRPAIWVGVGVVLVGALCALAIPRRVSDAPAGSSDGREPAADRPHTSVTP comes from the coding sequence ATGGACGGGGACGGTGCCGGCGGGCCCGGCCTCGCCCCGGACGACCGGCGCCGCCGGTTCCCCCTGTGGGTGACGATCGTCGCGTGCAGCCTGCCCATGTTCATGGTCGCGCTCGACAACCTGGTGGTGTCGACGGCACTGCGGTCCATGGCCGTAGACCTCGATGCCTCCACGACGGACCTGCAGTGGTTCGTCAACGCCTATGTCCTCAGCTTCGCCTGTCTGCTGCTCACCGGTGCGGCTCTCGGGGACCGGTTCGGCCGACGGCGCGTCTTCGTCCTCGGGGTGGCGGCGTTCACGCTCGCCTCCATCGGCTGCGGTATGGCCGACGACAGCAGCCAGCTTATCGTGATGCGCGCACTGCAGGGCATGGGTGCCGCCGCCGTCATGCCGCTCTCCTTGACACTGCTGGCCGAGGAAGTCCCCGAGCGGCGGCGCAATCTGGCCCTCGGGCTGTGGTCGGCGGTCAGCGGGATGGCGGTGGCCCTCGGTCCCGTGGTCGGCGGCGCGGTGGTGGAGGGTCTGGACTGGCAGTGGATCTTCTGGGTCAACGTGCCGGTCTGCGTGGTGGCGATTCCGCTGGTGTTCGCCGTGCTCGGGGAGAGCTCGGTGCCGGGGTCCCGGCTCGACCTGCCCGGCATGGTGCTGGTGACGGCCGGGCTCGTGGCGATCGTCTGGGCGATCGTGAACGGCGAGACGGAGGGCTGGAGCTCGGGCCTGATCCTCTCGGCCTTCGCGGCAGGCGTCGTCCTGCTGGTGCTCTTCGTGCTCTGGGAGCGCCGCGCCGGTCAGCCCCTGCTGCCGTTGTCCTTCTACCGCAAGCGGGCGTTCGTCTTCTCCAACCTCGTCTCCGCGGCCATGTACTTCGGCGTGTTCGGGTCAATCTTCCTGCTCGCGCAGTTCTTCCAGATCGCGCCGGTCCGGACTCCGCTCGAGGCCGGTGTGCTCACCCTGGCGTGGACCCTGATGCCGATGTTCGTCGCCCCGGTCGCCGGTGCGCTGACGGAGCGGCTGGGCGGCGGACGGCTGATGGCCGCCGGCCTCCTGCTCCAGGCGGTCGGGCTGGCCTGGATCGACCTGGTGGCGACGGCGGACACCCCGTACTCGAGCATGGTGGGTGCGATGATCGTCGCCGGTATCGGGATGGGCCTCGTCTTCGCCCCGACCGCGTCGGTTGTGCTGGCCTCGGTCGGAGCGCAGAACCGCGGCAAGGCATCCGGCGCCAACAACACGGTCCGCGAGATCGGGGGTGCCCTGGGCACCGCCATCCTGAGCAGTGTCTTCGTCCACTACGGAAGCGACCGCAACGCCCAGGACTTCGTCGAGGGGATGCGCCCGGCGATCTGGGTCGGCGTCGGGGTCGTCCTGGTGGGGGCTCTCTGTGCCCTGGCCATCCCGCGCCGCGTCTCGGACGCCCCGGCCGGGAGTTCCGACGGGAGAGAACCGGCGGCGGACCGGCCGCACACCTCCGTGACCCCTTGA
- a CDS encoding sensor histidine kinase produces the protein MSTLAEHRARITQNGVLHVTGLLGVSSATLTVIVYGAVGGESGFGRSGLVLLLEITLLSLQACVIAARGVEHGGVPGRWAAPALVAQFVIVLLAAELVHEACCVLAGTLSGSVFLVMRARYAWPLFGLVVVLEPMLVARSSDAPSYPIAFGGAILVIGLMSYTLSRTVLLIHRTRSYRDQFARAAVQSEQDRFARDLHDLLGHTFSAVAMRAELVNRTFAVCPERAASEAEQLVRTSRQSMAEFRMAVRGYQGVSLSGEVQAVASLLRSMDVDVKLRVAALPAHDDAGTALAAVLRESVTNVLRHSRASRCAIALTALPGAVRLEVTNDGSAAVRGAPRSGGSGLGNLVQRVAALGGTFHAEPRPGGIFCVVAVVPTRVVVLPPGTGSRWSSGRAATPVPAGSC, from the coding sequence ATGAGCACGTTGGCGGAGCACCGCGCCAGGATCACGCAGAACGGCGTCCTCCACGTGACCGGCCTGCTGGGGGTCAGCTCGGCCACGCTCACGGTGATCGTCTACGGAGCGGTGGGCGGGGAGTCCGGCTTCGGCCGGTCCGGGCTGGTCCTGCTCCTCGAGATCACGCTGCTCTCCCTCCAGGCCTGCGTCATCGCGGCGAGGGGCGTCGAGCACGGGGGTGTACCGGGCCGGTGGGCCGCCCCCGCCCTCGTCGCCCAGTTCGTCATCGTCCTGCTGGCGGCGGAGCTGGTCCACGAGGCCTGCTGCGTCCTGGCCGGTACGCTCTCCGGCTCCGTGTTCCTGGTGATGCGCGCCCGCTACGCCTGGCCGCTCTTCGGCCTCGTGGTGGTCCTGGAGCCGATGCTGGTGGCGCGTTCCTCGGATGCGCCGTCCTATCCGATCGCCTTCGGCGGGGCCATCCTCGTGATCGGCCTCATGTCGTACACCCTGTCCCGGACCGTCCTGCTGATCCACCGGACGCGGAGCTACCGGGACCAGTTCGCGAGAGCCGCCGTCCAGAGCGAGCAGGACCGGTTCGCCCGCGATCTGCACGATCTGCTCGGGCACACCTTCTCGGCGGTGGCGATGCGCGCCGAGCTGGTGAACCGGACCTTCGCGGTCTGTCCGGAGCGGGCGGCCTCGGAGGCCGAGCAGCTGGTCCGGACATCGCGGCAGTCCATGGCCGAGTTCCGGATGGCGGTGCGGGGCTACCAGGGGGTCTCGCTGTCGGGCGAGGTGCAGGCCGTCGCGTCACTCCTCCGGTCCATGGACGTCGACGTCAAGCTCCGGGTGGCCGCGCTCCCGGCGCACGACGACGCGGGTACGGCCCTGGCCGCCGTCCTGCGCGAGTCGGTCACCAACGTCCTGCGGCACAGCAGGGCCTCACGCTGCGCCATCGCGCTGACCGCGCTGCCCGGCGCCGTGCGCCTGGAGGTCACGAACGACGGGTCCGCCGCCGTGCGCGGGGCCCCCCGCTCCGGTGGCAGCGGTCTGGGCAACCTCGTCCAGCGGGTGGCCGCGCTCGGTGGCACCTTCCACGCCGAGCCGCGCCCAGGCGGGATCTTCTGTGTGGTGGCGGTGGTGCCGACCCGCGTGGTGGTCCTCCCGCCCGGAACGGGCAGCCGGTGGTCGTCCGGCCGCGCCGCGACACCGGTTCCCGCCGGCAGCTGCTGA
- a CDS encoding response regulator transcription factor, with the protein MHGRGWGDAGVCVIRVILAEDVQMVREALASLLELEDDIQVVGEVGNGEDLLPVAERTRPDIAILDVNMPGLDGLTGAERLRERLPGCRILMLTVLDTPNVVRRAQDIRVDGYLVKNAPAEHLIQAVRRVMAGERVITPELALAAWEGLPSPLTAREADVLRLAAAGAESAEIAEFLHLSPGTVRNYMTTIVAKLDARNRTDAVRIARDAGWLLHN; encoded by the coding sequence ATGCATGGCCGGGGCTGGGGAGACGCGGGGGTGTGCGTGATACGTGTGATCTTGGCAGAAGACGTGCAAATGGTGCGGGAGGCTCTCGCCTCTCTACTCGAACTGGAGGACGATATTCAGGTTGTCGGGGAGGTGGGGAACGGGGAGGACCTACTTCCGGTCGCCGAACGGACACGACCCGACATCGCGATCCTGGACGTCAACATGCCGGGTCTCGACGGACTCACCGGAGCGGAACGGCTGCGTGAGCGGCTGCCGGGGTGCCGGATCCTCATGCTGACCGTGCTGGACACACCGAACGTCGTGCGCCGGGCACAGGACATCCGGGTCGACGGCTACCTGGTCAAGAACGCGCCTGCCGAACACCTCATCCAGGCCGTCCGGCGGGTCATGGCGGGCGAACGGGTCATCACCCCGGAGCTGGCGCTCGCAGCGTGGGAAGGCCTGCCCAGCCCTCTGACGGCGCGGGAGGCCGATGTGCTGCGGCTGGCGGCGGCAGGCGCGGAATCGGCCGAGATCGCGGAGTTCCTGCACCTGTCACCGGGGACGGTGCGCAACTACATGACGACCATCGTCGCCAAACTTGACGCGCGTAACCGGACCGACGCCGTGCGGATCGCCCGCGACGCCGGGTGGCTGCTCCACAACTGA